The sequence TCAGGCCGACTCCACCCGACTGGGTGACGCTTTTCAGCTGACGCTCACCCTCGCGAAGTCACGCTGCCTCATGGACACCGAGTTCTCCCGACTGCCCACCTGGCAGGCATGGGTCAACGCCATGCAGGTGGGTTCGGCGACATTCGCCACGGCAATGGGCCCAGAAAGCGACGTCCGCTGCCGCATCGCAGAGAAGGACCGAGTGCTACAAGCCACAGGGCCGCAGAAGTACTCACACGCGGGGTCGTGGCTGACGGCGTTCTACCTTGCGGTGATCTGCCGGGAGAAGGACCGGCTGACCGCCCTGTGCCACGTGCCGGTGTCCCTTCTCAGGGAGTCGGGAGCACCCTACGACGACTTTGTCCACTCCTGGGTGGAAAGGCTTCAGGCCTACTGGCTCGGAGGGCCTGATCTGGGCGCCAATTTGGTAGCGGCGATCGACGGCACGGGCCCTCGTAGGCCGCACATCAGCGCCCCGGAGACAGCGGCTAAACTCCTTTACCCGCCTATGAAGATTTTTCACCACCTGGTACGTGAAGATCATGCAGGCTTCAACAGGGCCTTGGCCGAATCCATCGAGTGGCACAAGGAATATTGGAGTACGGAGGACAACGCTCTCCAAGCCACCGGCCTGGTTGCCCTTGCGCCTCTGGCCATGGAGTGTCTCGCATACGACGCTTCCTTTTCCATCGAGGTGACGTCGGAATATCTTCCGCTCGCCCTCTTGGAGCGCGACTGGCCAGGCGAATTCCCCACCTGAACGAAACCCGAGCACAGCAGGCCGCGCTGACGATCTCGGTCGCGGCCCTACTGCACATCACGAGCCTCCCGCAGGCGCGAGCGGGGAAAGGCAGCCGCCCATAACGGCCAGGGCCTTGCTCCGGTCTCTCCAGAGCTGCACTCAGCACGCAACCATCCACAAATCCTCCGCGCCGGGCCGGCCGGGCGCGTCCTGGTCGCGCGCCTGGCTCACGGGGTGGTGAGCCTGGTGCCACCGCGTGCAACCCATCGCCTCGGCTCATGATGAGATCGTTTCGGCGTTCCTCGTCCTTCGCCAATGGGAAGAGGAACCGACCGAGCACCACACAGAGCAAGAGAAACGGGGAACGGAAGCCATGCGCAAGACAGTTACGGGGATAGCCCTGGCGGCTGCGGCGGCCATGCTGCTCACGGGTTGCGGAAGCGACGGCGGGTCGAAGGACGAGGCGAGCGCGGCCGACAAGGCCCCCTCGTCCCAGAGCGCTTCGCCGAAGGGGGCCACCGCGGAGAAGGGTAAGCACGAGGTGACGCTGGAAGTCGGAGGCTCGGGCAAGGTCGCGGTCATGTACAAGGCGGTCGGCAGCGGATTCGAGGAGCAGTCGCTCCCGTGGACGCTGACGGAGACCGTC is a genomic window of Streptomyces sp. SID8374 containing:
- a CDS encoding immunity 49 family protein, which translates into the protein MDTEFSRLPTWQAWVNAMQVGSATFATAMGPESDVRCRIAEKDRVLQATGPQKYSHAGSWLTAFYLAVICREKDRLTALCHVPVSLLRESGAPYDDFVHSWVERLQAYWLGGPDLGANLVAAIDGTGPRRPHISAPETAAKLLYPPMKIFHHLVREDHAGFNRALAESIEWHKEYWSTEDNALQATGLVALAPLAMECLAYDASFSIEVTSEYLPLALLERDWPGEFPT